One part of the Leucoraja erinacea ecotype New England chromosome 17, Leri_hhj_1, whole genome shotgun sequence genome encodes these proteins:
- the LOC129705149 gene encoding putative nuclease HARBI1 has translation MAFPMGIPLYTIIVEDEEEEEEEQQRMEAKRIRQHGKRHHPTRYYPPQRIYRQRQSFEDLSEDLCIRRVRLSKGAIANLCDLLREDLQPHSTARTALSVEMKVTTALNFFGTGSFQGATGNMCNISQGAVRAAIQQVTDVLFNRAAGFINFGITPRQQRERGKDFCCIAGFPKVQGIIGGTHVALKAPAEQPLIFVNRKGFHSLNVQIVCDAHQKILYVNAKHAGSCHDAVIVQHSTLPDLFHEDNHVQGWLLGDQAYALQTWLMPPLSQPRTQAAEAYNQAQALTRAVVERAIRLLKSRFRCLDRSSGALQYTPQRVARIVIACCVLHNFALEEGHLFNIDDEEPLLPEERELQAPAFEEDDQVEDSALDVARAIQKQIVQEEFSH, from the coding sequence ATGGCATTCCCAATGGGTATCCCCCTCTATACCATCATTGtggaagatgaggaggaggaggaagaggaacagCAGCGTATGGAGGCAAAGAGAATAAGGCAACATGGCAAAAGGCACCATCCTACCAGGTACTATCCTCCACAACGGATCTATAGACAACGGCAGTCCTTTGAGGATCTCTCAGAAGATCTCTGTATTCGAAGAGTGCGGCTGTCCAAGGGTGCCATTGCAAATTTGTGTGACCTCCTACGTGAGGATCTTCAGCCGCACTCTACTGCCAGAACGGCATTGTCTGTGGAAATGAAAGTGACCACTGCCCTGAACTTTTTCGGCACGGGATCTTTCCAGGGTGCGACGGGGAACATGTGCAACATCAGCCAGGGAGCAGTGAGGGCGGCCATTCAACAGGTCACTGATGTGCTCTTCAACAGAGCTGCAGGGTTCATCAACTTTGGTATTACGCCCAGGCAGCAGAGGGAAAGAGGCAAGGACTTCTGCTGCATTGCTGGATTCCCTAAGGTGCAGGGCATTATAGGAGGCACGCACGTGGCACTAAAGGCACCGGCAGAACAGCCACTCATATTCGTGAACAGAAAGGGGTTCCACTCGCTGAATGTTCAGATTGTCTGTGACGCCCACCAGAAGATCCTGTACGTAAACGCCAAGCATGCCGGCAGTTGTCACGACGCTGTCATCGTGCAACACTCAACACTCCCTGACCTCTTCCACGAAGACAACCACGTACAGGGGTGGCTCCTCGGAGACCAGGCGTATGCACTACAGACATGGCTCATGCCTCCACTGAGCCAACCCAGAACACAGGCTGCGGAGGCCTACAACCAGGCTCAGGCATTGACAAGAGCTGTGGTGGAGAGGGCCATAAGACTGTTGAAGAGCAGATTCCGCTGCTTGGACAGATCCAGCGGAGCTCTGCAGTACACGCCCCAGAGGGTGGCAAGAATTGTCATAGCATGCTGTGTGTTGCACAATTTTGCACTAGAGGAAGGCCACCTCTTCAACATAGACGACGAGGAGCCACTGTTGCCGGAAGAGAGAGAATTGCAGGCCCCAGCATTTGAAGAGGATGATCAGGTGGAGGATTCAGCCCTGGATGTGGCAAGAGCCATCCAGAAGCAGATTGTGCAGGAAGAGTTCAGTCACTGA
- the LOC129705147 gene encoding pancreatic secretory granule membrane major glycoprotein GP2-like isoform X1, whose product MQKKAGGCREWWTQPIHHGNSFLSTIENLQVLLKISLLLFCGVFVPVCCVDCDPDLCKNEGTCVVVDGINQCNCLHGLRGETCEDIKMEVKCEQTYIKVLIIKDYFDWKNVSMDSVQLAEDACKAAIEVVNGEEYYSISIHHNNYSSCGTVVLSNATHIMYMNGLETRHTAGIITRLPSETIDFTCVYHRERTVQLAFPIQPRTAVAVLHVQEGLVTVSMALYQSPKYETAYVELPVIPWLERLYISLKIEPGEQNFFVLTINDCWATPTKHPSDSPQYYLIKKGCPADETVQYHNQIGNETTANFSVQMFRFTKYPVVFLHCRTEICVPDSLEPCTSDCLSQSSLKTKRETHTDYKGLLTYGPIQWTHLKSHMPEVHKPNLVLATIPGIVVISSMVFLVLAITLAKVMRK is encoded by the exons ATGCaaaagaaggcaggaggatgcagagagtggtggactcaaccCATCCATCATGGGAACAGCTTTCTCTCCACCATCGAAAATCTTCAG GTGTTGTTGAAGATATCGCTCCTGCTGTTTTGTGGGGTTTTTGTTCCCGTGTGCTGTGTTG ATTGTGATCCTGACCTTTGTAAAAATGAGGGCACCTGTGTGGTTGTTGATGGGATTAATCAATGCAACTGTCTTCATGGGCTCAGAGGCGAGACTTGTGAAG ATATAAAAATGGAAGTCAAGTGTGAGCAAACCTACATAAAAGTACTAATCATCAAAGATTACTTTGATTGGAAaaatgtcagcatggactctgtacAATTGGCTGAGGATGCCTGCAAAGCTGCAATAGAAGTTGTAAATGGAGAAGAATATTATAGCATCAGTATACATCATAACAATTATTCATCTTGTGGTACGGTTGTGCTG AGTAATGCAACACACATCATGTACATGAACGGATTGGAGACTCGACATACAGCAGGCATTATCACCAGGCTTCCTTCTGAAACAATTGACTTCACTTGTGTGTACCACCGTGAAAGGACAGTGCAACTTGCATTTCCAATCCAGCCAAGGACCGC AGTTGCAGTGCTGCATGTGCAAGAGGGACTAGTCACAGTATCAATGGCACTCTATCAAAGTCCCAAGTATGAGACTGCTTATGTGGAATTGCCAGTCATACCTTGGTTGGAAAGATTGTACATCAGTTTGAAGATTGAACCTGGAGAGCAAAACTTCTTTGTTTTGACTATAAATGATTGTTGGGCTACACCAACCAAACATCCAAGTGACTCGCCTCAGTATTACTTAATAAAGAAGGG ATGTCCTGCTGATGAAACTGTGCAGTATCACAATCAAATCGGGAATGAGACAACAGCCAACTTCAGTGTGCAAATGTTTCGTTTCACCAAGTATCCAGTCGTGTTCCTGCATTGCAGGACTGAAATTTGTGTTCCTGACAGTCTGGAGCCTTGTACGAGT GATTGCCTGAGCCAATCATCACTAAAAACCAAAAGGGAAACCCACACCGACTACAAAGGGTTATTGACTTATGGACCTATTCAATGGACCCATCTTAAGTCGCATATGCCTGAAGTTCATAAACcta ATCTTGTGCTTGCTACCATTCCTGGTATAGTTGTGATATCTTCAATGGTGTTCCTTGTCCTTGCAATTACTTTGGCTAAAGTAATGAGAAAGTAA
- the LOC129705147 gene encoding pancreatic secretory granule membrane major glycoprotein GP2-like isoform X2, whose protein sequence is MQKKAGGCREWWTQPIHHGNSFLSTIENLQVLKISLLLFCGVFVPVCCVDCDPDLCKNEGTCVVVDGINQCNCLHGLRGETCEDIKMEVKCEQTYIKVLIIKDYFDWKNVSMDSVQLAEDACKAAIEVVNGEEYYSISIHHNNYSSCGTVVLSNATHIMYMNGLETRHTAGIITRLPSETIDFTCVYHRERTVQLAFPIQPRTAVAVLHVQEGLVTVSMALYQSPKYETAYVELPVIPWLERLYISLKIEPGEQNFFVLTINDCWATPTKHPSDSPQYYLIKKGCPADETVQYHNQIGNETTANFSVQMFRFTKYPVVFLHCRTEICVPDSLEPCTSDCLSQSSLKTKRETHTDYKGLLTYGPIQWTHLKSHMPEVHKPNLVLATIPGIVVISSMVFLVLAITLAKVMRK, encoded by the exons ATGCaaaagaaggcaggaggatgcagagagtggtggactcaaccCATCCATCATGGGAACAGCTTTCTCTCCACCATCGAAAATCTTCAGG TGTTGAAGATATCGCTCCTGCTGTTTTGTGGGGTTTTTGTTCCCGTGTGCTGTGTTG ATTGTGATCCTGACCTTTGTAAAAATGAGGGCACCTGTGTGGTTGTTGATGGGATTAATCAATGCAACTGTCTTCATGGGCTCAGAGGCGAGACTTGTGAAG ATATAAAAATGGAAGTCAAGTGTGAGCAAACCTACATAAAAGTACTAATCATCAAAGATTACTTTGATTGGAAaaatgtcagcatggactctgtacAATTGGCTGAGGATGCCTGCAAAGCTGCAATAGAAGTTGTAAATGGAGAAGAATATTATAGCATCAGTATACATCATAACAATTATTCATCTTGTGGTACGGTTGTGCTG AGTAATGCAACACACATCATGTACATGAACGGATTGGAGACTCGACATACAGCAGGCATTATCACCAGGCTTCCTTCTGAAACAATTGACTTCACTTGTGTGTACCACCGTGAAAGGACAGTGCAACTTGCATTTCCAATCCAGCCAAGGACCGC AGTTGCAGTGCTGCATGTGCAAGAGGGACTAGTCACAGTATCAATGGCACTCTATCAAAGTCCCAAGTATGAGACTGCTTATGTGGAATTGCCAGTCATACCTTGGTTGGAAAGATTGTACATCAGTTTGAAGATTGAACCTGGAGAGCAAAACTTCTTTGTTTTGACTATAAATGATTGTTGGGCTACACCAACCAAACATCCAAGTGACTCGCCTCAGTATTACTTAATAAAGAAGGG ATGTCCTGCTGATGAAACTGTGCAGTATCACAATCAAATCGGGAATGAGACAACAGCCAACTTCAGTGTGCAAATGTTTCGTTTCACCAAGTATCCAGTCGTGTTCCTGCATTGCAGGACTGAAATTTGTGTTCCTGACAGTCTGGAGCCTTGTACGAGT GATTGCCTGAGCCAATCATCACTAAAAACCAAAAGGGAAACCCACACCGACTACAAAGGGTTATTGACTTATGGACCTATTCAATGGACCCATCTTAAGTCGCATATGCCTGAAGTTCATAAACcta ATCTTGTGCTTGCTACCATTCCTGGTATAGTTGTGATATCTTCAATGGTGTTCCTTGTCCTTGCAATTACTTTGGCTAAAGTAATGAGAAAGTAA